AGTTTTTAGGTGTTTGTGGAAGTGATGAAGAGTTTTTATCTCTTGCTTTGTGATTATGTTTATGACCTCTGCCCATAAAAAAGCCCCCTAAAAATATTGAACATCTTGTTCACTATTAGGATGGCTTTTTTTGATCATTTCATGTTGGAAGTTAGTGTCTTTGTTTACTTATGTATCCACCAGCTCGATCGGCATTTTTGAACTCACGAGAATATGTAACTTCTTGCATGCTTGAAAGAGTACTTTTTGATTTATCTCTTTTCTTTTTTTCTGATGCCATCATAATCATCCTTCCAAAATGTAGTATTCATCATTAGTTTTGACATCATTAAGTTTATTCATACAGAAGTAAGAAAAAAATACAAAACAGGTGAAATTCATTTGAATTTCACCTGTTGTTATTAAGCTTCCTTAAGGTGTTGTTCTTCAGCCTCAGAAGTATTGTGATATGTGTAAATTGTATATTGGTCTCTTGAAATTTCAAAAAGGTTAAAAATATCTTCGCCATTATTTATTTGTTCAAGCAAATGTGCTCTTGTTTCATTTGCATTTACAACGTATGGAAGCTTCTCAGCAGCCTTTGTTGAGCGAATATTTTGTTTGCGAATTCTTAAGAAAATTGTTTCAATATCTAGTTCATAAAATAGTTCATTGAAAAACGCATCTTTTGCAAGTTTGTTGTAGCCCTTACCATGAAATGGCTTTCCAATCCAAGTGCCAAGAAAACCTGCCTTGTCTTGAATATCAAACAAACTAATTGTACCGATTGGAGATCCCCATTCATCTAATATGGTACGTGAAATCAATTCACCTCGTTCTTCAGCCTCAACCGTTTGTTTTGTTAGGAATAAATATTCTTCAAAAGAATTTGCTTTATGACGCACAAAAGGGAAGACTTCAGGGTGAATCATGTGTTCATAAAGTGCTTGACTATCATAAATATCACGTTTTTTTAGCATCTGGATCCCTCCAACCTGAGGGCAGACTCCACGTGATATGGTCGTCTCCACCCTCGAAATTTTTTATGTTGCCTTACATTCAAAAAATTTCGGGGTGGGAATCGAACCCACTAGAACCAGAATAGCTGGTGGCGCACCATTTGCCTTCCCATTACTAGATTTAGTTGTTCATATTTGCTTTTTCATTAAGTGAAGACAATGGTGTGAAATCACTTCTTAATGTTACTTCCATGGAGTATAATACGGCATTTTATATGAAAAAGATACTCCTTTTTTGTCGAATTCAAAAAAATTTTTTGTATCTTAAAATAGTTGTTGATAGATGTGCTTTTTTTGAGTTTTGGTAAAATTTTCTGATAACAATGTGTAGTTAATAACACGGTTTAACCCTTTACTAAAGAGCAGTGAAAGTAACCGGGTTATCATAAAGATAATGAGGGGGGAAATGATATCGGTATAATATTTCTTTGTCAGTTTTTATCTGTTAAGTGTAAAAAATAATTGTCCTGTTTTTGCTATTACAGAGCAGGTCTAACTTAACTAGTTTTCTTTATATACGATATTCCCATCAATCATAGTTAGTTCAGGTTTTGCTAAATAATGAAAAGGGTGAGTATTCCAAACCACCAAATCAGCATCCTTACCAATTTCAATACTACCAACCCTGTCTGCAACTCTTAAATTACGTGCAGCTGTAATGGTGATTCCTTCCAATGCTTTTTGCTCGTTAAACCCTTCTCTAACAGCTAATGCTGCACAAA
This Metabacillus endolithicus DNA region includes the following protein-coding sequences:
- a CDS encoding YfhE family protein, with the protein product MASEKKKRDKSKSTLSSMQEVTYSREFKNADRAGGYISKQRH
- a CDS encoding GNAT family N-acetyltransferase; the encoded protein is MLKKRDIYDSQALYEHMIHPEVFPFVRHKANSFEEYLFLTKQTVEAEERGELISRTILDEWGSPIGTISLFDIQDKAGFLGTWIGKPFHGKGYNKLAKDAFFNELFYELDIETIFLRIRKQNIRSTKAAEKLPYVVNANETRAHLLEQINNGEDIFNLFEISRDQYTIYTYHNTSEAEEQHLKEA